From the Solibacillus sp. FSL R5-0449 genome, one window contains:
- a CDS encoding YwqG family protein translates to MPHIEKNIYIPKELIHYHTSLSHSAEQAAILQPVKQPAFLHESKFAGLPFLTNKMEHPKDKHNRYMLFLAQLNFAEIQLDHPFPQDGILQFYIPQQCYEKEKSHSECRSFKVQYIPYQGHYNEFIHDFTYLEDVNISSFPIQQEMKLIAKTQFEPVSATDYRLNNYFKPEIMDAPITLDDRSFQDVYLECYLAAEHKIGGYPYFIHQDFRKTSPYLQHYDTLLLQIVSNDEQKIMWGDSGIISFFINSKKLAQCDFSDIYFHVEEY, encoded by the coding sequence ATGCCACATATAGAAAAAAATATTTATATACCGAAAGAATTGATCCATTATCATACAAGTTTAAGTCACTCAGCTGAACAAGCAGCCATTTTACAACCGGTGAAACAACCTGCGTTCTTACATGAAAGTAAATTTGCCGGTCTTCCTTTTTTGACAAATAAAATGGAACATCCAAAAGATAAACATAATCGCTATATGCTTTTTCTAGCGCAGCTTAATTTTGCGGAAATCCAGCTTGATCACCCATTTCCGCAGGATGGAATATTGCAATTTTATATCCCGCAGCAATGTTACGAAAAGGAGAAGTCACATTCTGAATGTCGCTCTTTTAAAGTGCAGTATATCCCTTATCAAGGTCACTATAATGAATTTATTCATGATTTCACTTATTTAGAAGATGTAAACATCAGCAGTTTCCCGATTCAGCAGGAGATGAAGCTCATTGCAAAAACACAATTTGAGCCGGTTTCTGCAACGGATTACCGATTAAATAATTATTTCAAACCCGAAATTATGGATGCACCGATCACGTTGGATGACCGTTCATTTCAGGATGTATATTTGGAATGTTATTTAGCGGCGGAACATAAAATCGGCGGCTATCCGTATTTCATACATCAGGACTTCAGGAAAACTTCACCTTATTTGCAGCATTACGACACATTATTACTGCAAATCGTTTCCAACGATGAGCAAAAGATTATGTGGGGAGATAGCGGTATTATCAGTTTCTTCATCAACTCAAAAAAATTAGCACAATGCGATTTCTCGGATATTTACTTTCATGTTGAGGAATATTAA
- a CDS encoding alpha/beta fold hydrolase — MKIGVLFLHGFSGGPYEVEPFAQYIEQRIDWVISIPTFSGHGDAEHLAMKGYKAEHWMMEAEIAYRQLKKQVDEVIVVGFSMGGVIAMYLSIRYPVKKLVLLSAAAKYVSPTQLVKDVRAIAQDMVHQKLEENELFARYKFKFKNVPLTATIEFMKVVKRTEPYIKNIQCPTFIVQGELDGIVPSATAQILFEQIQSQKKQMYISDCGKHHICYSDDCEQWFEQVYQFLLE, encoded by the coding sequence TTGAAAATCGGTGTCCTGTTTTTACATGGATTTTCAGGTGGACCGTATGAAGTTGAGCCTTTTGCACAATATATAGAGCAACGAATAGATTGGGTCATAAGTATTCCGACATTCTCCGGTCACGGTGATGCAGAGCATTTGGCGATGAAAGGCTATAAAGCAGAACATTGGATGATGGAGGCGGAAATCGCATATCGGCAGTTGAAAAAGCAAGTCGATGAAGTCATAGTCGTTGGTTTTTCAATGGGTGGTGTCATTGCGATGTACTTATCTATACGTTACCCAGTAAAAAAATTGGTACTCCTAAGTGCTGCAGCAAAGTATGTGAGTCCTACGCAGTTAGTAAAAGATGTTCGCGCAATTGCCCAGGATATGGTGCATCAGAAGTTAGAAGAAAACGAATTGTTTGCACGGTACAAATTTAAATTTAAAAATGTTCCATTAACAGCGACGATTGAATTTATGAAGGTTGTGAAGAGAACAGAACCTTATATAAAGAATATTCAGTGTCCCACTTTTATTGTACAGGGGGAGCTGGATGGTATTGTGCCAAGTGCAACAGCACAAATTTTATTTGAACAGATTCAGTCGCAGAAAAAGCAAATGTATATTTCAGATTGTGGAAAACATCATATTTGTTACAGTGATGATTGTGAGCAATGGTTTGAGCAAGTGTATCAATTTTTATTGGAGTAA
- a CDS encoding Lmo0850 family protein, which translates to MAKEIDLKRIVTNLSKLGVTATVTKSRLELLKVLTPPTQTPQTQN; encoded by the coding sequence ATGGCGAAAGAGATTGATTTAAAGCGTATTGTTACAAACTTATCAAAATTAGGTGTTACGGCGACAGTTACGAAATCTCGTCTTGAGCTTTTAAAAGTTTTAACACCACCAACACAAACTCCACAAACGCAAAATTAA
- a CDS encoding DEAD/DEAH box helicase has product MTNFSELNISESTLRSIKRMGFEEATPIQEGTVTFAMAGRDVLGQAQTGTGKTAAFGIPLIEKIDPKNPNIQALVIAPTRELAIQVSEELYKLGYDKRVKLLSVYGGQEIGRQIRALKNKPQIIVGTPGRIQDHINRRTLRLDEVQTLVLDEADEMLNMGFIDDINAILENVPSDRQTLLFSATMPPAIRKIAETFMKDPEIVKIKAKELTMENIEQFFVKATEREKFDALSRLLDVQKPELAIIFGRTKRRVDELSQALGLRGFLAEGIHGDLSQAKRISVLRQFKEGKIDILIATDVAARGLDISGVTHVYNFDIPQDPESYVHRIGRTGRAGKSGVAVTFVTPREMGYLRIVEETTKKRMTPLRPPTSEEALVGLQEDAVQTLVELVQNNDLGTYRELAAKLLENNEALDLVAAALKSITKEPDATPVSLSEERPLPMRRDRSHGGGGRGRGGNDRNRGGNRGGGDRRGGDRRREGGGSRSGSGSRDGGRREGGARREGSRDRRPRPRRED; this is encoded by the coding sequence TTGACAAATTTTTCAGAATTAAACATTAGTGAATCGACATTACGTTCTATTAAGCGTATGGGGTTTGAAGAAGCAACACCAATCCAAGAAGGAACAGTTACATTTGCAATGGCTGGCCGTGACGTTTTAGGTCAAGCACAAACAGGTACTGGTAAAACAGCTGCGTTTGGTATTCCTTTAATCGAGAAAATCGATCCAAAAAACCCGAATATCCAAGCATTAGTAATTGCTCCGACTCGCGAATTAGCAATCCAAGTTTCAGAAGAACTTTATAAATTAGGTTATGACAAGCGCGTAAAATTATTATCAGTATACGGTGGTCAAGAAATCGGCCGTCAAATCCGTGCATTGAAAAATAAACCACAAATTATTGTTGGTACACCAGGTCGTATTCAAGACCATATTAACCGCCGTACATTACGTTTAGACGAAGTACAAACTTTAGTTTTAGACGAAGCGGACGAAATGTTAAACATGGGCTTCATCGATGATATTAATGCGATTTTAGAAAATGTACCATCTGATCGCCAAACATTACTATTTTCAGCGACAATGCCTCCAGCAATCCGTAAAATTGCAGAGACATTCATGAAAGATCCTGAAATCGTAAAAATTAAAGCGAAAGAATTAACAATGGAAAACATTGAGCAATTCTTCGTAAAAGCAACAGAGCGTGAAAAATTCGATGCGTTATCTCGTTTACTTGACGTTCAAAAACCAGAACTTGCAATCATCTTCGGCCGTACAAAACGTCGTGTTGATGAGTTAAGCCAAGCTTTAGGTTTACGTGGATTCTTAGCAGAAGGTATTCACGGTGACTTATCTCAAGCGAAACGTATTTCGGTTTTACGTCAGTTCAAAGAAGGTAAAATCGATATTTTAATCGCAACAGACGTAGCTGCTCGTGGATTGGATATTTCAGGTGTAACGCATGTTTACAACTTTGACATTCCACAAGATCCTGAGTCTTACGTTCACCGTATCGGTCGTACAGGCCGTGCAGGTAAATCTGGTGTTGCTGTAACATTCGTAACGCCTCGTGAAATGGGCTACTTACGTATCGTAGAAGAAACTACGAAAAAACGTATGACACCTTTACGTCCACCAACATCTGAAGAAGCATTAGTAGGCTTACAAGAAGATGCAGTGCAAACATTGGTGGAATTAGTTCAAAATAATGATTTAGGTACTTACCGCGAGTTAGCTGCTAAGTTATTGGAAAATAACGAAGCACTTGACTTAGTAGCAGCAGCACTTAAATCAATCACTAAAGAACCGGATGCTACACCGGTATCTTTATCAGAAGAGCGTCCATTACCAATGCGTCGTGACCGTTCACATGGTGGCGGAGGCCGCGGCCGTGGCGGTAATGACCGTAACCGTGGTGGCAACCGTGGCGGTGGTGACCGTCGCGGAGGAGATCGCCGTCGTGAAGGTGGCGGAAGCCGTTCTGGTAGCGGAAGCCGTGATGGAGGTCGTCGTGAAGGCGGTGCTCGTCGCGAAGGATCTCGTGATCGTCGTCCACGTCCACGTCGTGAAGACTAA
- a CDS encoding PH domain-containing protein, which translates to MMSKEKYKLHPVTAIINVVKALKDLLIPIVIIVAANGFNINLDYRSETFFSEMIPLFILVVVLSITVVSGLIKWWTFVYWFEDSELRVEYGLFVKKKRYIPFDRIQNLNYKEGIFHRLFKLVQVQVETAGSKDGKPEAELTAVTKAAADEVEIQMKRAKQKQPLESDLIQLAEEEPEADSVVLHKMKVPELLLLATTSSGVGVVIAGVFAVLSQFAEFIPFDLIYDELAFLVEYGYIVVMILIALALMLAWTISVGLTFLNYYNFTVSKQHDRLIITRGLIEKKRVTIPLNRVQAIKLAENPFQQMLGLASVAVESAGGGFSGENDKKIILFPLIAKKEVFSPLAELFPDYDFQVTQLVQPPKKAQPFFYRIDFVWLVPLIGAISYFFYPYGLLSLLLIVPIILLGRWQYKTTGYKVKDQQITIVSRLISRVTFYALKKRVQITQGSQTYFQKRRDVGSVKIVVMSGIAGASATARHMEQQEVEKVLSWYEH; encoded by the coding sequence ATGATGTCTAAAGAAAAATACAAACTTCATCCTGTTACGGCAATCATCAATGTTGTAAAAGCATTGAAAGATCTTCTAATACCGATCGTAATCATTGTTGCGGCGAACGGCTTTAATATTAATCTTGATTATCGTAGCGAAACTTTTTTCAGCGAAATGATCCCACTCTTCATTTTAGTAGTTGTCTTATCGATAACGGTCGTGAGCGGTTTAATTAAGTGGTGGACATTTGTTTATTGGTTTGAAGACAGTGAACTACGTGTGGAATATGGTCTGTTTGTAAAGAAAAAGCGTTACATTCCATTTGACCGCATACAAAATTTAAATTATAAAGAAGGTATTTTCCACAGGCTATTCAAGCTTGTACAAGTACAAGTAGAAACGGCGGGAAGTAAGGACGGTAAACCGGAAGCGGAATTGACAGCTGTAACGAAAGCTGCTGCTGACGAAGTGGAAATTCAAATGAAAAGGGCAAAGCAAAAGCAGCCTCTTGAAAGTGACCTGATACAACTGGCGGAAGAAGAACCAGAGGCGGATTCGGTAGTATTACACAAAATGAAAGTACCGGAACTGTTATTGTTAGCGACAACTTCCAGCGGTGTTGGGGTAGTAATTGCCGGGGTTTTTGCTGTCCTTTCACAATTTGCGGAGTTCATTCCATTTGATCTGATTTATGATGAATTGGCCTTTTTAGTGGAATACGGATATATTGTAGTCATGATTTTAATTGCTCTTGCGCTAATGTTGGCATGGACAATTTCGGTTGGTTTGACGTTTTTAAACTATTATAACTTTACGGTCAGCAAGCAGCATGACCGGCTCATTATTACGAGAGGGTTAATCGAAAAAAAACGTGTGACAATCCCGTTAAACCGGGTTCAGGCGATTAAATTGGCGGAAAACCCTTTCCAGCAGATGCTTGGTTTGGCATCTGTTGCGGTAGAAAGCGCTGGAGGAGGATTCAGCGGGGAGAATGATAAAAAGATCATCCTATTTCCGTTAATTGCAAAAAAAGAAGTGTTTTCACCATTGGCAGAACTGTTTCCGGACTATGATTTTCAAGTTACCCAACTTGTTCAGCCACCAAAAAAAGCACAGCCTTTTTTCTATCGGATTGATTTTGTATGGCTAGTCCCGTTAATCGGTGCCATATCATACTTTTTCTATCCATACGGATTATTGTCACTATTGCTAATCGTTCCAATCATTCTTCTTGGAAGATGGCAGTATAAAACGACAGGATATAAGGTGAAAGATCAGCAAATTACGATTGTCTCTCGCCTCATAAGCCGTGTAACCTTTTATGCTTTAAAAAAACGTGTACAAATTACGCAAGGCAGTCAAACCTACTTCCAGAAGCGACGGGATGTAGGCTCTGTAAAAATTGTAGTGATGTCAGGCATTGCTGGAGCTTCGGCGACAGCACGTCATATGGAACAACAGGAAGTGGAAAAAGTGCTATCCTGGTATGAACATTAA
- a CDS encoding FtsW/RodA/SpoVE family cell cycle protein, giving the protein MDTNNYNFNKRFDWPLTTILLIFLGVSVLAIASAQTSGQYGINFIPKQILNYAIFAFIVAFVMYFDPDQYKKMAWPLYGFGILLLIALVIIPTSTGLTVETNGAKSWYKTPIGNIQPAEFMKTFYILASAFLISKHNETYQIKTIKSDLVLLGKIALTLGVPLGFIMLQPDLGSALVFFAITAALVIVAGVTWKIILPLFGGAVVIGGSLLWMALYMQDFLEKTFGFQPYQFARIYSWLDPYSYATSDGYHLITSLNAIGSGEVFGKGFMSREVYVAENHTDFIFAVIGEEWGFIGASAVICLYFLLIYHLTKMTLMLKDPFCTYVCAGIIAMITFHVFENIGMTIQLLPITGIPLPFISYGGSSMMGNALAIGLVYSMKFHYRTYMFTTNDPDDE; this is encoded by the coding sequence ATGGATACAAACAATTATAATTTTAATAAACGGTTCGACTGGCCACTTACTACAATCCTCCTCATATTTTTAGGGGTAAGTGTGCTTGCAATCGCATCTGCACAAACTTCAGGTCAATATGGAATAAATTTCATACCGAAGCAAATATTAAACTACGCTATTTTTGCTTTTATTGTTGCCTTTGTCATGTACTTTGACCCTGATCAGTATAAAAAAATGGCTTGGCCGTTGTACGGTTTCGGAATATTATTATTAATCGCCCTTGTCATTATTCCGACTTCAACTGGTTTAACTGTTGAAACAAACGGAGCAAAGAGCTGGTATAAAACACCAATCGGTAATATACAGCCTGCCGAATTTATGAAGACATTCTACATTTTAGCTTCGGCCTTTTTAATTAGTAAGCACAATGAAACTTACCAGATCAAAACGATAAAATCCGATTTAGTGCTGCTCGGCAAAATAGCACTAACATTAGGCGTGCCGCTTGGCTTCATTATGCTGCAGCCTGACTTAGGTTCTGCGCTAGTATTCTTTGCCATTACCGCTGCACTTGTGATTGTGGCAGGTGTAACGTGGAAAATTATTTTACCGCTGTTCGGCGGGGCTGTCGTTATAGGCGGTTCGTTATTATGGATGGCACTGTATATGCAGGATTTTTTGGAAAAGACATTTGGTTTCCAGCCATATCAATTCGCTCGTATTTATTCATGGCTTGATCCATACTCGTATGCAACATCAGACGGCTACCACTTAATTACTTCACTAAATGCAATTGGATCGGGTGAGGTTTTCGGTAAAGGTTTCATGTCGCGTGAAGTATATGTAGCAGAAAACCATACAGACTTTATCTTTGCTGTAATTGGCGAAGAATGGGGCTTTATCGGTGCGAGCGCGGTTATTTGTCTTTATTTCCTATTAATCTATCACTTAACGAAAATGACGTTAATGTTAAAAGATCCGTTCTGTACTTATGTATGTGCAGGAATTATCGCCATGATTACATTCCATGTATTTGAAAACATCGGTATGACAATCCAACTTCTGCCGATTACAGGGATTCCGTTACCTTTCATTAGCTACGGAGGTAGTTCGATGATGGGGAATGCATTAGCGATCGGTTTAGTGTATAGTATGAAATTTCATTACCGGACGTATATGTTTACAACAAATGATCCGGACGATGAATAA
- the cls gene encoding cardiolipin synthase produces the protein MNLLSAITQSSILVPLIMFINILFALTVIFLERKKPSSTWAWLLVLFFLPFVGFFLYLLLGRQLRKKHLFRWDGRKDIGIEQLINYQIEAIESNELELRTENIKNYNHLIYMNLKTNNAVLTQDNDVKIFVDGSDKFEALINDILHAKNHIHIQYYIFKLDNLGQRILNALIKKAKQGVKVRVLFDEMGSRGVRKRHFKELIEAGGEVEVFFPSILPLINPRLNFRNHRKISIIDGRVGYIGGFNVGDEYLSLSDRFGYWRDTHLRIEGSAVHPLQTRFILDWNQASAKNDICYAERYFPIIPLKGMAALQIISSGPDTEWEVIKNNYLHLISNAKKYVYIQSPYFIPDESFFDAIRIAALSGIDVRIMIPNKPDHMFVYWATYSYVGPLVEAGAKVYQYEKGFIHAKMIVVDDEIASVGTANIDVRSFSLNFEVNALLYDGELAHSLAEIFERDILDCSELTYELYNNRSNFIKFKESISRLLSPIL, from the coding sequence GTGAATCTTTTGAGCGCAATTACCCAAAGTTCCATACTCGTGCCACTTATAATGTTTATAAATATTCTATTTGCCCTGACTGTCATATTTTTAGAGCGCAAAAAGCCTTCATCGACCTGGGCATGGTTGCTCGTTCTTTTTTTCTTACCGTTTGTTGGATTTTTCCTCTATTTATTGTTAGGAAGACAATTGAGAAAAAAACATTTATTCCGGTGGGATGGCAGAAAAGATATCGGGATTGAACAGCTGATTAATTATCAGATTGAAGCAATTGAAAGTAATGAGCTGGAACTGCGTACAGAAAACATTAAAAATTATAACCATCTTATTTATATGAATTTAAAAACAAATAACGCTGTTTTGACACAGGACAATGATGTGAAAATTTTCGTTGATGGCAGTGACAAGTTCGAAGCACTTATAAATGATATCCTACATGCGAAAAACCATATCCATATTCAATATTATATTTTTAAACTGGATAATTTGGGGCAACGTATTTTAAATGCTTTAATAAAAAAGGCGAAACAAGGTGTAAAAGTACGTGTACTGTTTGATGAAATGGGATCCCGCGGAGTTCGGAAGCGGCATTTTAAAGAGCTGATCGAAGCAGGCGGTGAAGTAGAAGTTTTTTTCCCTTCGATTTTACCTCTTATCAATCCGCGTCTAAACTTTAGAAATCACAGAAAAATTTCCATAATAGACGGGCGTGTCGGCTATATCGGCGGATTTAACGTCGGGGACGAATACTTAAGTTTATCGGATCGATTCGGCTACTGGCGCGATACCCACTTGCGTATTGAAGGGAGTGCTGTCCATCCATTACAGACTCGATTCATTTTGGACTGGAATCAGGCAAGCGCCAAAAATGATATTTGCTATGCAGAACGCTACTTCCCGATTATTCCTCTAAAAGGAATGGCAGCTTTGCAAATTATTTCAAGCGGGCCTGATACAGAATGGGAAGTCATTAAAAACAACTATTTGCATTTAATCTCAAATGCAAAAAAATACGTGTACATACAGTCCCCGTATTTCATTCCAGATGAATCGTTTTTTGATGCGATTCGAATCGCTGCCCTATCCGGAATCGACGTTCGGATTATGATTCCAAATAAACCTGACCATATGTTCGTCTATTGGGCGACCTATTCATATGTAGGACCACTCGTAGAAGCTGGAGCTAAAGTGTATCAATATGAGAAAGGCTTTATCCATGCAAAAATGATTGTCGTGGATGATGAAATCGCTTCAGTCGGTACCGCTAATATCGATGTCCGAAGCTTTAGTTTAAACTTTGAAGTGAATGCCCTTCTTTATGACGGGGAATTGGCACACAGTCTTGCTGAAATATTCGAACGTGATATATTAGACTGCTCAGAGCTCACATATGAACTGTATAATAACCGTTCTAATTTCATTAAATTCAAAGAATCCATTTCACGTTTATTATCCCCAATTTTATAG
- a CDS encoding D-alanine--D-alanine ligase yields the protein MKKRIGLLYGGKSAEHEVSLSTAKAVTQAMDFNEFDVFPVFITLKGEWRVGPQLTEPAQTIEQLQFTTTSDQSENNISQFIAKHMETPFDVIFPLLHGTNGEDGTVQGFLEVLNIPYVGNGVLGSAAGMDKVVMKQLFEMANLPQLPYEYFIRSEWEREKEAWIKKCEQSLGYPMFVKPANLGSSVGISKANNAAELEKAVQFALQYDRKIVIEQGVTAREIELAVLGNDTPNVSVAGEIKPMTEFYDYDSKYKDGSTALIIPAPLENKVYTDLVDMAKKAFKAIDGAGLVRADFFVTENNEIFINEVNTMPGFTPVSMYPLLWQHTDVTYPQLIKELIDFALERYTEKQQLQYNRD from the coding sequence ATGAAAAAAAGAATTGGTTTATTATATGGTGGTAAGTCAGCCGAGCATGAAGTGTCACTCTCAACTGCAAAGGCGGTAACGCAAGCAATGGATTTTAATGAGTTTGACGTTTTCCCTGTTTTTATAACATTGAAGGGTGAATGGCGTGTTGGACCTCAATTAACAGAACCCGCTCAAACAATTGAACAATTGCAGTTTACAACGACATCAGACCAGTCTGAAAATAATATTTCGCAATTTATTGCAAAACATATGGAAACTCCATTCGATGTAATCTTCCCTTTACTGCATGGTACGAATGGTGAAGATGGAACGGTACAGGGCTTTTTGGAAGTGCTGAACATTCCTTACGTAGGCAACGGTGTTCTTGGTTCAGCTGCAGGCATGGATAAAGTAGTAATGAAGCAGCTGTTTGAAATGGCAAACTTGCCGCAATTACCTTATGAATATTTCATTCGTAGTGAATGGGAACGTGAGAAAGAAGCTTGGATTAAAAAGTGCGAACAGTCTTTAGGTTATCCGATGTTTGTTAAGCCGGCTAACTTAGGATCAAGTGTAGGCATCAGCAAAGCAAACAATGCAGCGGAACTAGAAAAAGCTGTTCAATTTGCATTGCAGTACGACCGCAAAATCGTCATTGAACAAGGCGTAACGGCACGGGAAATTGAGCTTGCTGTATTAGGAAACGATACACCTAACGTTTCGGTAGCAGGTGAAATTAAGCCGATGACGGAGTTTTATGATTACGATTCAAAATATAAAGATGGCTCGACAGCATTAATTATTCCAGCACCATTAGAAAATAAGGTATATACGGACTTGGTAGATATGGCGAAAAAAGCATTTAAGGCGATTGACGGCGCAGGATTAGTGCGTGCAGATTTCTTCGTAACTGAAAACAACGAAATTTTCATCAATGAAGTCAATACAATGCCAGGATTTACACCAGTAAGCATGTATCCATTATTATGGCAGCATACGGATGTAACATATCCACAGCTAATTAAAGAGCTGATCGATTTTGCACTGGAACGTTATACAGAAAAACAACAGCTTCAATACAACAGAGATTGA
- the murF gene encoding UDP-N-acetylmuramoyl-tripeptide--D-alanyl-D-alanine ligase produces MKKSLQQIAEWLTIEDQSFPETIVTGISIDTRTIAKGDLFIPFRGEAVNGHRFVEQAFEKGAAASLWMIDEPNPPEHLPLIFVKDPELALQKMAECYRNEHQATFIGITGSNGKTSSKDILAGALSPYFKVQKTIGNFNNQLGLPITILQLDEDTEVSVLEMGMSGFGEIEFLTKLARPHYAIITNIGEAHMQDLGSREGIAKAKFEIVKGLSEEGVLFFDGDEPLLQNLVAKTPQLKTQAFGFSEAQSLTASQIEATAQGSSFHVDGLIQGDFFISVLGEHQVKNTLSAMLVSKALGLTDKQIREALKKVVLTDMRMQLVPVGDLLFINDAYNAAPTSMHAAIQFVEQTTIRNEKWLVLGDMLELGNDEKQMHEGIAAHINPDEIRYVCLYGPRMKWLYNKLQETFDAEHLVYSENEYAPIIEKIQSHATDDSILLVKGSRGMQLEKIIHSIELA; encoded by the coding sequence GTGAAAAAAAGTTTACAGCAAATTGCAGAATGGTTAACGATAGAAGATCAGTCATTTCCTGAAACGATTGTCACAGGTATTTCCATTGATACACGGACAATTGCAAAAGGGGATTTATTTATTCCTTTCCGTGGAGAAGCCGTAAATGGGCACCGTTTTGTTGAACAGGCATTTGAAAAAGGCGCGGCTGCTTCTTTATGGATGATTGATGAACCGAATCCGCCCGAACATTTGCCATTGATTTTCGTAAAGGATCCGGAACTTGCACTTCAAAAAATGGCGGAGTGTTACCGCAATGAGCATCAAGCGACATTTATCGGGATTACCGGCTCAAACGGGAAAACATCTTCAAAAGATATTTTGGCGGGAGCGCTTTCTCCATACTTTAAAGTACAAAAAACGATCGGGAACTTTAATAATCAGCTTGGTTTACCGATTACAATCCTGCAGCTTGATGAGGATACGGAGGTTTCCGTTTTGGAAATGGGGATGAGCGGCTTTGGTGAAATTGAATTTTTAACGAAGCTTGCAAGACCGCATTATGCCATTATTACAAATATCGGTGAAGCTCATATGCAAGACTTAGGATCACGTGAAGGGATTGCGAAGGCGAAGTTTGAAATTGTAAAAGGATTGTCTGAAGAAGGCGTTCTTTTCTTTGATGGTGATGAACCATTACTTCAAAACTTAGTTGCAAAAACACCGCAGTTAAAAACACAGGCATTTGGCTTTAGCGAAGCGCAGAGTTTGACAGCTTCCCAAATAGAAGCGACAGCACAAGGCAGCAGCTTCCATGTAGATGGACTGATCCAAGGTGATTTCTTCATTTCGGTTTTAGGCGAGCACCAGGTGAAAAATACATTAAGTGCAATGCTCGTAAGTAAGGCATTAGGATTGACTGATAAACAAATTCGCGAAGCATTAAAGAAAGTAGTTTTAACAGATATGCGGATGCAGCTTGTTCCGGTTGGTGACTTATTGTTTATAAATGATGCATACAATGCTGCGCCAACTTCGATGCATGCTGCCATCCAATTTGTCGAGCAAACAACAATCCGCAATGAAAAGTGGCTTGTCCTTGGGGATATGCTTGAGCTTGGAAACGATGAAAAGCAGATGCATGAAGGAATTGCGGCACATATCAATCCTGATGAAATCCGCTATGTTTGCTTATATGGCCCACGCATGAAGTGGCTCTATAATAAACTGCAAGAAACATTTGATGCTGAGCATTTAGTGTACTCCGAAAATGAGTACGCACCGATTATCGAGAAAATCCAATCTCATGCAACAGACGATTCCATCCTTTTAGTAAAAGGTTCTCGTGGAATGCAGTTGGAAAAAATTATTCATTCAATCGAGTTAGCCTAG
- a CDS encoding PH domain-containing protein, producing the protein MRDQPKYQLPKKAQTVWRLYGIIQTFIIALLTGGIVFLTVRFDWPQWIMWIAIALVVLSIAFSVIVFPGIRWRVWRYEVREQEIEIQSGLFVVKRTLIPMVRVQHVDTEQGPILKKYMLANISISSAATVHTIPMLKLEDADELRTKISELARVAEDDV; encoded by the coding sequence ATGAGAGATCAACCAAAATATCAGTTGCCTAAAAAAGCGCAAACAGTATGGCGACTATATGGAATCATTCAAACATTTATTATCGCTCTTTTAACAGGTGGTATCGTATTTTTAACAGTCCGGTTTGACTGGCCCCAATGGATTATGTGGATTGCCATTGCGCTTGTAGTGTTATCAATTGCGTTTTCGGTTATTGTTTTCCCGGGCATCCGCTGGAGAGTATGGCGCTATGAAGTGCGAGAACAGGAAATTGAAATTCAAAGCGGTCTTTTTGTCGTTAAACGAACATTAATTCCGATGGTGCGCGTACAGCATGTTGATACTGAGCAAGGACCGATTTTAAAGAAGTACATGCTGGCGAATATATCGATATCTTCTGCGGCGACAGTACATACGATTCCTATGCTGAAACTTGAAGATGCCGATGAATTGAGGACTAAAATTTCTGAACTTGCAAGGGTGGCGGAAGATGATGTCTAA